The Deinococcus sp. Marseille-Q6407 genome has a window encoding:
- a CDS encoding acetylxylan esterase translates to MTNGKKMTALGAGLILAGGALAYGIQTGWGQVEIQDLRFTGTDGQLMSAHLYIPRGVSKDHPAPGILAVHGYINSRESQGDFALEFARRGYVVLNLD, encoded by the coding sequence ATGACCAACGGAAAGAAAATGACTGCACTGGGCGCTGGCCTGATTCTGGCTGGGGGCGCTCTCGCCTACGGCATTCAGACAGGCTGGGGACAGGTTGAGATTCAGGACCTGCGTTTTACCGGTACAGACGGCCAGCTGATGAGCGCCCATCTGTACATCCCCAGGGGCGTCAGCAAGGACCACCCGGCCCCCGGCATTCTGGCAGTACACGGTTACATCAATTCCCGCGAGTCGCAGGGAGATTTCGCGCTGGAATTTGCCCGGCGTGGCTATGTGGTGCTGAATCTGGATTAG
- a CDS encoding sugar-binding transcriptional regulator: MTSVSQTALAVQVARLYYHQGLTTGEIAAELGLSRPKVSRLLSFARESGLVEIRIHDPAAQPHSLAGQLQERFPGVQLQVVGVPPGSPEEDWLPRVAQATAALLDSLLRSGMTVGLAWGNTLDAVSHALTPRRLGSLDFVQLNGSANIQELVSGFVTDTVTRFARNYGGRAHLFPVPTFFDDPRTKQMMWQERSVRQVLDLQAQADVLLYSVGSSAAGRPSHVYTAGALDEAAQAELGRLGVAGDIATVFFRDDGSWEDLPINARASGPDLEFIASHPQSVCVVSGLGKVPALHAALRGGLMKRLIVDEPTALALLQRVTAPEA; the protein is encoded by the coding sequence ATGACCTCCGTTTCACAGACTGCCCTGGCCGTGCAGGTGGCCCGGCTGTACTACCATCAGGGCCTGACTACCGGCGAAATTGCCGCCGAGCTGGGCCTCTCGCGGCCCAAAGTCAGCCGGCTGCTCTCGTTTGCCCGCGAGAGTGGCCTGGTGGAAATCAGGATTCACGACCCCGCCGCGCAGCCGCACTCGCTGGCCGGGCAATTGCAGGAGCGTTTTCCGGGTGTGCAGTTGCAGGTGGTCGGCGTGCCGCCGGGTAGCCCGGAAGAGGACTGGCTACCGCGAGTGGCGCAGGCCACGGCGGCGCTGCTCGACAGCCTACTGCGCAGCGGTATGACGGTGGGACTGGCCTGGGGCAACACCCTGGACGCCGTGTCGCACGCGCTGACGCCCCGGCGCCTGGGCAGCCTGGACTTTGTGCAGCTGAACGGCAGCGCCAACATTCAGGAGCTGGTCAGCGGCTTCGTGACCGATACCGTGACCCGCTTTGCCCGCAACTACGGCGGGCGGGCGCACCTGTTTCCGGTGCCCACCTTTTTCGACGACCCCCGCACCAAGCAGATGATGTGGCAGGAGCGCTCGGTGCGGCAGGTGCTGGACCTGCAGGCTCAGGCAGATGTGCTGCTCTACTCGGTGGGCAGCTCGGCGGCGGGGCGGCCCAGTCATGTCTATACCGCCGGTGCGCTGGATGAAGCCGCTCAGGCTGAGCTGGGCCGGCTGGGGGTGGCTGGCGACATCGCCACCGTGTTTTTCCGCGACGACGGCTCCTGGGAAGACCTGCCCATCAATGCGCGGGCCAGCGGACCAGACCTGGAATTTATTGCCTCACACCCGCAGTCGGTGTGCGTGGTTAGCGGCCTGGGCAAGGTGCCGGCCCTGCACGCGGCCCTGCGCGGCGGGCTGATGAAACGCCTGATTGTGGATGAACCCACTGCGCTGGCTCTGCTGCAACGCGTGACAGCGCCGGAAGCCTGA
- a CDS encoding alpha/beta hydrolase family protein codes for MNYLRNLDFVDPDNIGLEGHSMGGWTILSAAAAIPDGYKAMVLEGSSTGSKRAPEGTTEYPHNLALVFSRYDEFAPLMWEVKKGSDIAQSKKLQKVFGTDAAIQPGQVYGNVADGTARVLYNPATTHPGDHLSREAIGHAISWFDQTLTGAQPLPAANQIWPWKELGTTLGWAGFVLLVMGSGSLLMRSRYFAPLAQAPLAPARANNAGWWVSAAITVLLPVLTFFPFFRWAATALPANALWPQSITNQIMVWALLNTLISLVLYLIWQRRQPAAEVAPAGGRAAALNAAGTGAANTNPVATAATPISRSPLNLGSQLWRSALLALGALGSGYLALLLTDFFFKSDFRFWFVGLKLMNQAQFGMFLAYLPPFLAYTWVTALVLQRQMRRGTQPSYLTNALLLAGGFALFLALQYGSLFTTGLLFTPSEPLNVIVAIQFLPILVLVSLFLTHFARLTGRSYTGAVLAGLFLTWYIVAGQATQFAS; via the coding sequence CTGAACTACCTGCGTAACCTGGATTTCGTGGACCCGGACAACATCGGCCTGGAAGGGCACTCGATGGGCGGTTGGACCATCCTGAGCGCCGCCGCTGCCATTCCGGACGGGTATAAGGCCATGGTGCTGGAAGGGTCGTCCACCGGCTCCAAGCGGGCGCCCGAAGGCACCACCGAGTACCCCCACAACCTGGCGCTGGTCTTCAGCCGCTATGACGAGTTCGCCCCGCTGATGTGGGAGGTGAAAAAAGGCAGCGACATCGCGCAGAGCAAAAAGCTGCAGAAAGTCTTCGGCACTGATGCTGCCATTCAGCCGGGGCAAGTGTACGGCAACGTGGCTGACGGTACCGCGCGGGTACTGTACAACCCGGCAACCACCCACCCCGGCGATCACCTCTCGCGTGAGGCCATCGGGCACGCCATCAGCTGGTTTGATCAGACGCTGACAGGCGCTCAGCCGCTGCCCGCCGCCAACCAGATCTGGCCCTGGAAGGAATTGGGCACCACCCTGGGATGGGCCGGCTTCGTGTTGCTGGTGATGGGCAGCGGCAGCCTGCTGATGCGCTCGCGCTACTTCGCGCCTTTGGCCCAGGCCCCACTGGCCCCAGCCCGCGCCAACAACGCCGGCTGGTGGGTCTCGGCCGCCATCACGGTGCTGCTGCCGGTTCTGACGTTTTTCCCTTTTTTCCGCTGGGCCGCTACAGCTTTGCCGGCAAATGCGCTGTGGCCGCAGAGCATCACCAACCAGATCATGGTCTGGGCGCTGCTGAACACCCTGATTTCACTGGTGCTCTACCTGATCTGGCAGCGCCGCCAGCCAGCAGCTGAAGTTGCTCCCGCAGGAGGCAGGGCCGCAGCTCTGAACGCGGCAGGGACGGGAGCAGCCAACACCAATCCGGTAGCCACGGCAGCTACGCCCATCAGCCGCTCACCGCTCAACCTGGGCAGCCAGCTGTGGCGCTCGGCACTGCTGGCACTGGGCGCGCTGGGCAGCGGTTACCTGGCGCTGCTGCTGACCGATTTCTTCTTCAAGTCGGATTTCCGTTTCTGGTTCGTGGGGCTCAAGCTGATGAACCAAGCCCAGTTCGGCATGTTCCTGGCTTACCTGCCGCCGTTCCTGGCCTACACTTGGGTCACCGCGCTGGTCCTTCAGCGGCAGATGCGCCGGGGCACCCAGCCCTCTTACCTGACCAACGCGCTGCTGCTGGCCGGCGGCTTCGCGCTGTTCTTGGCGCTGCAGTACGGCAGCCTTTTTACCACCGGACTGCTGTTCACGCCCTCGGAACCACTAAACGTGATTGTGGCCATTCAGTTCCTGCCGATTCTGGTGCTCGTCTCGCTTTTCCTGACCCATTTTGCCCGGCTGACTGGCCGCAGCTACACCGGCGCGGTGCTGGCTGGGCTGTTCCTAACCTGGTACATCGTGGCCGGCCAGGCGACCCAGTTCGCCTCCTAA
- the dhaM gene encoding dihydroxyacetone kinase phosphoryl donor subunit DhaM, with product MTVHLVIVSHSDQIASGVCDLAGQMGGGGVRLIAAGGTEEGGLGTSAPRIQAALEDALSDPGDAALVLLDLGSAAMNTALALELLDEDQRARVQVAQAPIVEGAVLAAVSAAGGADLATVAAEAASGRDMPKQL from the coding sequence ATGACAGTGCATCTGGTAATCGTGTCGCACAGTGACCAGATCGCCTCGGGCGTGTGCGACCTGGCCGGGCAGATGGGCGGCGGGGGCGTGCGCCTGATTGCCGCCGGCGGCACCGAGGAAGGCGGCCTGGGCACCAGCGCCCCGCGCATTCAGGCTGCCCTGGAAGACGCACTGAGCGACCCCGGCGACGCGGCCCTGGTGCTGCTGGACCTGGGCAGCGCCGCCATGAACACCGCCCTGGCGCTGGAGCTGCTGGACGAAGACCAGCGGGCGCGGGTGCAGGTGGCGCAGGCCCCCATCGTGGAAGGCGCGGTGCTGGCCGCCGTGAGTGCTGCCGGGGGCGCCGACCTGGCGACTGTGGCCGCCGAGGCCGCCAGCGGGCGGGACATGCCCAAGCAGCTCTAG
- a CDS encoding MIP/aquaporin family protein: MKFTLMQECIAEFLGTMVLILFGVGVVAMVVLFANPDMPGQVVNGGYTNITFGWGFAVLMGIFISGTISGAHLNPAVSVGMAATGRFPWSKVLPYTAAQLLGAFVGAAIVFAVYHSQWVVADPAFDHTTGVFATFPAHPGFWPGFVDQVVGTALLMGLILAIGDKLNNKDGGVWGPLAVAMVIMAIGMSFGAMNGYAINPARDLGPRLFAAVAGFKNNGFEDLTVWTIPILGPLVGSVLGAFIYDWGIGRPLAAANMADTRPQQGADPSPNAGPQ, encoded by the coding sequence ATGAAATTTACTCTGATGCAGGAGTGTATTGCCGAATTCCTAGGCACCATGGTGCTGATCCTGTTCGGGGTCGGTGTGGTGGCGATGGTGGTTCTGTTCGCCAACCCCGATATGCCCGGACAAGTTGTGAACGGCGGCTATACCAACATTACGTTCGGCTGGGGCTTTGCAGTGCTGATGGGTATTTTTATTTCTGGCACCATCAGCGGCGCGCACCTCAACCCGGCTGTCAGCGTGGGCATGGCCGCCACCGGCCGTTTCCCCTGGTCCAAGGTGCTGCCCTACACGGCAGCGCAGCTGCTAGGCGCCTTTGTGGGCGCCGCCATCGTGTTCGCCGTCTACCACTCGCAGTGGGTGGTGGCCGACCCGGCTTTTGATCACACCACTGGCGTGTTCGCCACTTTCCCGGCGCACCCCGGCTTCTGGCCCGGCTTTGTGGATCAGGTGGTGGGCACCGCCCTGCTGATGGGCCTGATTCTGGCCATCGGCGACAAGCTGAACAACAAAGATGGCGGTGTCTGGGGCCCGCTGGCGGTGGCGATGGTGATCATGGCGATCGGCATGAGCTTCGGCGCCATGAACGGCTACGCCATCAACCCCGCCCGCGACCTGGGCCCGCGCCTGTTCGCGGCGGTGGCCGGCTTCAAGAACAACGGCTTTGAGGACCTGACCGTGTGGACCATTCCCATCCTGGGCCCGCTGGTCGGCAGCGTGCTGGGTGCCTTTATCTACGACTGGGGCATCGGCCGGCCGCTGGCCGCCGCCAACATGGCCGACACCCGCCCGCAGCAGGGCGCCGACCCCAGCCCCAACGCTGGGCCCCAGTAA